The segment CCTCTGCTTCTGATAAGATTGAATATGGGTTAGCATATTATCAAATTCTTTTTTCCTCTCAGATTCACTCTTGGCTAAAAAATTTCTTACATTCTTCTTTCTATTCTCTTTTTCTTTCATTCTTGCATCATATAAAGCAATAATGTCTTTGCTCAAATTTCTTATTTCCTCTAATCTTGCCATTTTTTTACCTCCTCTTTAGTTTAAATTAAACTCTTTAGATTAACTTAGAGAAGGATACTTGGCGATGTATGCTCTTTTTTTCGAGGATACATTGGCAAGTATCGTCCTCTTTTAAGCCTGGTCCGCAATCTTAAGCAGCTGCGGTTGTGGTTAAACCAATTGCCTCAGCATACTTGAGGTAGGTCTCAACCGAAGCAATAACAACCCTTGCTTCAAGAGCTAACAACTCAATACCAACCAGAGAAACCCTTACCCAGGCATCGATGACTATACCCTTGTCAAGGATTCTATCAACCACTTCAACCAGGCTTGAGGATGCAATAGCCTTTTCTACTGCCATCTTCATTCACCTCCTTTCTTTTAAATTTTTTAATACTTTATAATATAATTTTATATTTCCCATCATGCCCCTTAACAATTTCTACTTCATGACCTAATATCTTCTTAATTTTCTCTCGAACAAATTCCATATCTAAAATGCCTTCATCTAAAGCATTGAGCAATTCCTGGATT is part of the Acidobacteriota bacterium genome and harbors:
- the gvpA gene encoding gas vesicle structural protein GvpA, which encodes MAVEKAIASSSLVEVVDRILDKGIVIDAWVRVSLVGIELLALEARVVIASVETYLKYAEAIGLTTTAAA